The window TAGATGTCAACAGGCTATCTTCCGGAAAACCCAAGGGGAAATGTAGTAAATGCAGTAAAATTATTGATCTTTCAGAGTATACAGAAAAATTTTCAGTGGCTGGAGAGGATGATTGTGGCGGTGAAGGTGAAAATGTAAGGAAGATGAAATCATCATCAATGGGTATAAGCCAGCTTAAGCCTGTTCCCCTTACTTCAGGCACAGGGTTTAGAATCATTGCTCCCTTTATTGTTCTCATTCTGCTTGCAGGAGCTGGGATGGCCTCCCTTTACCTTGGTTTTGTGCCTGGTATTATTTCAAATCAGATCAGCCTCAGGGCTCAGTCCATATCAAGGTCTTTCAGCGCAGGCGTACTCCAGCCTCTTATGCTGAGAAACTATCTGGCTGTAAATAAGACAGCCTCAATGCACGCTGATTTTCCTGATGTGGCTTACGTGGCTGTTCTCAACCAAAAAAATCTTGTTGTGGCAGGAATAATGAACAAAAAAGATGAGTTCAGCCAGGAATTCAAGGATAAAATTGAAAAGAGCGGATTCCCCATTGATATGTTGACTGAAAATGAAATAAGCACCGGTTCGGATATATCGGTTAAGGATATAAAAGCTGGAGGAAGGATGATTCATGATGCCGCTGTTAGAATTCCTGACTCTCTTGGTATTGTTCATGTTGGCCTGTTCAAGGAAAATGCTGAAAAAGAAATAAACGGCGCTTTCTGGCCAGTGTTTATACTTCTCGGCGTTTTTTCTGCGGCAGGAACCATTGTGCTTTTTGTAATAACAAAAAGCATTGTTGTTCCAATTCATCGCCTAACAAGATCTGCCCAGAAGATAGCCCTTGGAAACACAAACGAGCCTATAAAAATCCAGGGTAAGGGAGAGATAGAGGCTCTTTCAACTTCACTTGAAATGATGCGTCAGTCGATAAATATGGCAATAGTCAGATTACGCAGAAAGAATAATTCCTGACAGAATCTCATGGAGAAAATAATATGAATATTAGAAAAAAACTCATTCTGTGTATGATTCTTTTAGCAATACCATGTTCAGCATTAGGTGAAATATATAAGATTTCAATGATTCCAAGGCATTCGGCCGAGGAAAACCTGAAAATTATGTCTATGCTTGCCAAATATTTTTCCTCAAAAACAGGAAAGACGATAGAGCCTCTGATCACAAGGGATTATTTTGAATTTGAGAAGGCGCTGCTTTCTGGCGAAATAGATATATCAATCGAAAACCCAACTGTTTATGTCAGGGTTACATCTATGCACGAGGTGATTGCAAGCGCTGTGGATAATCTGGGCGGAGGAATGGTCAGGGGGCTTATGATCGCAAGAAAAGGTGGTTCAATAAAAATGCTCTCGGATATTAAAGGCAAGAAGGTCTGTATCGTCGGCAAGACATCCACTGCCGGTTTTCTTTCTCCAAAGCTCAAGCTTTCAGGCGAAGGCATAG of the Desulforegula conservatrix Mb1Pa genome contains:
- a CDS encoding phosphate/phosphite/phosphonate ABC transporter substrate-binding protein, producing MNIRKKLILCMILLAIPCSALGEIYKISMIPRHSAEENLKIMSMLAKYFSSKTGKTIEPLITRDYFEFEKALLSGEIDISIENPTVYVRVTSMHEVIASAVDNLGGGMVRGLMIARKGGSIKMLSDIKGKKVCIVGKTSTAGFLSPKLKLSGEGIVVDKDCTLVEAVENKQENVIFSVLAGDADAGFIKESAFHKADEFIPPGSISVIGEGAWLPNDAFSVKKTLPQDFKNALFEAAKSLNEFDEIMVGLGLSSWRSAKDSAYDSVRAALAQ
- a CDS encoding HAMP domain-containing protein; its protein translation is MLIYCEGCGARYQIDVNRLSSGKPKGKCSKCSKIIDLSEYTEKFSVAGEDDCGGEGENVRKMKSSSMGISQLKPVPLTSGTGFRIIAPFIVLILLAGAGMASLYLGFVPGIISNQISLRAQSISRSFSAGVLQPLMLRNYLAVNKTASMHADFPDVAYVAVLNQKNLVVAGIMNKKDEFSQEFKDKIEKSGFPIDMLTENEISTGSDISVKDIKAGGRMIHDAAVRIPDSLGIVHVGLFKENAEKEINGAFWPVFILLGVFSAAGTIVLFVITKSIVVPIHRLTRSAQKIALGNTNEPIKIQGKGEIEALSTSLEMMRQSINMAIVRLRRKNNS